A genomic segment from Chloroflexi bacterium ADurb.Bin180 encodes:
- a CDS encoding putative ABC transporter ATP-binding protein — translation MTRLLRFLKPYVGQAIIALLLLFCMAGADLAIPRLLQQVIDQGVARHDLAAVVRTAAMMVAASIAGALLSLGNTALAVRVSQSFGADIRNAAFRHIQTLSFGNLDRLHTGTLMVRLGSDVSSVQMLVMMSMRVLTRSPLLIVGSMILMAQVNRQLAFILFSLLLLTLVVVFAFADRALPLFRSVQVKMDRLNNLLQENLSGVRLVKAFVRRDFESGRFDVANVDLTDQTIRVNQFMAALMPTSIWLLNLGVSAVVWFGGQKVIAGRFTVGEVMAFVNYLATITYPVVMLGNIAALFSSAAASATRILEVLDAPPLVQEKPGALELTTCEGRVAFEDVCFSYNDDCSEPVLDHVSWTAQPGQNVAILGATGSGKSSLVNLIPRFYDVSRGRITVDGHDVRDLTLASLRGHIGVAMQETVLFYGSIRSNIAYGRPDAADDEVVACARAAQAHDFIISLPRGYDTVVGERGAALSGGQKQRIAIARALLVRPRILILDDSTSAVDVQTETRIRAALAQVAANSTTFIIAQRISTVLHADQIIILERGRVVALGRHEVLLRSSPLYREIYESQLGSLAVLHD, via the coding sequence GTGACAAGACTGCTGCGTTTTCTCAAGCCATATGTTGGCCAGGCGATCATCGCCCTGCTCTTGCTCTTCTGCATGGCAGGAGCCGACCTGGCCATTCCCCGACTCCTTCAGCAGGTCATCGACCAGGGAGTGGCTCGTCACGACCTGGCGGCAGTGGTGCGAACGGCGGCGATGATGGTAGCCGCCTCCATCGCTGGAGCGCTTTTGTCGCTCGGGAACACGGCGCTGGCCGTGCGGGTATCGCAGTCCTTTGGCGCTGATATACGAAATGCCGCCTTCCGCCATATTCAGACCCTCTCCTTCGGGAACCTCGACCGCCTGCACACTGGAACGCTGATGGTGCGCCTCGGGAGCGACGTCAGCTCGGTGCAGATGCTGGTGATGATGTCCATGCGCGTGTTGACCCGCTCCCCCCTGCTGATTGTTGGCAGCATGATCCTCATGGCGCAGGTTAATCGACAACTAGCGTTCATCCTCTTCTCGTTGCTGCTGTTAACCCTCGTCGTGGTGTTTGCCTTTGCCGACCGGGCACTGCCCCTCTTCCGGAGTGTGCAGGTCAAGATGGACCGATTGAACAACCTGCTCCAGGAGAACTTGTCCGGTGTGCGTCTGGTCAAGGCATTCGTGCGCCGCGATTTCGAGAGCGGCCGTTTCGACGTGGCCAACGTCGACCTGACCGACCAGACCATCCGCGTCAACCAGTTCATGGCGGCCTTGATGCCCACCAGCATCTGGCTGCTCAACCTGGGGGTGTCGGCCGTGGTGTGGTTCGGCGGCCAGAAAGTGATCGCCGGCCGCTTTACTGTGGGCGAGGTGATGGCCTTCGTCAACTACCTCGCCACGATCACCTATCCGGTGGTAATGTTGGGTAACATCGCGGCGCTGTTTTCGTCTGCCGCGGCATCGGCCACGCGCATCCTGGAGGTGCTCGATGCGCCTCCGCTGGTGCAGGAGAAACCGGGCGCGCTGGAGCTGACCACTTGCGAGGGCCGGGTTGCGTTTGAAGACGTCTGTTTCAGCTACAACGATGACTGCTCTGAGCCGGTGCTTGACCACGTGAGCTGGACCGCTCAGCCCGGCCAAAACGTTGCCATCCTGGGCGCAACCGGCTCAGGCAAATCCAGCCTGGTCAACCTCATACCGCGCTTTTACGACGTGTCGCGGGGGCGTATTACGGTGGACGGGCACGACGTGCGTGACCTTACCCTGGCTTCTCTCCGGGGTCACATCGGGGTGGCCATGCAGGAAACCGTGCTCTTCTACGGGTCCATCCGCAGCAACATCGCCTACGGCCGCCCCGATGCCGCGGACGATGAGGTAGTGGCCTGCGCCCGTGCCGCTCAGGCGCACGATTTCATCATCTCCCTGCCGCGCGGATACGATACTGTTGTCGGTGAGCGAGGCGCCGCACTCTCCGGCGGACAGAAGCAACGCATTGCCATCGCGCGTGCCCTGCTAGTTCGCCCGCGCATTCTCATCCTGGACGACTCGACCTCGGCAGTTGATGTGCAGACGGAGACCCGGATCCGTGCCGCCCTGGCCCAGGTGGCTGCCAATTCCACCACCTTCATCATTGCTCAGCGCATCAGCACCGTGCTGCA
- the cphA_1 gene encoding Beta-lactamase precursor, which produces MRRDRIAEDIYTFSSDVYAQVTSGVILTTEGTIVIDTLPFPEETRQVLAFARERGKGPVRYVINTHHHSDHTNGNFLFPEAEVIGHRLCRQKMLTSGVRTLAEAKREQPELNEVELRPPNVVFEHDVYVHLGGRALCLTPLPGHTEDSIGVMIEGDRILFSGDAVLPVPHVVWGDPEEMIRSLKAVRTLKPESVIQGHGDLLLKGELVDEIESSIHYLECVTTRVRELVQKRAPTSALLEIDIESCGKSRVPLDGLVQFLHRDNLLALYHKYQAAERPRKPAS; this is translated from the coding sequence ATGAGACGCGACCGGATCGCAGAAGATATCTACACATTCAGCAGCGACGTTTACGCTCAGGTCACCTCCGGAGTCATCCTGACCACCGAGGGCACCATCGTCATCGATACCCTCCCCTTCCCCGAGGAAACCCGCCAGGTGCTGGCCTTTGCCCGCGAACGAGGCAAGGGGCCGGTGCGTTATGTCATCAACACCCACCACCACTCGGACCACACCAACGGCAACTTTTTGTTTCCGGAGGCAGAGGTCATCGGACACCGTTTGTGTCGCCAGAAGATGCTGACCTCTGGCGTGCGCACCCTTGCCGAAGCGAAACGGGAGCAGCCCGAACTGAACGAGGTGGAGCTCAGACCGCCCAACGTTGTCTTTGAGCACGATGTCTATGTGCACCTTGGTGGCCGAGCGCTGTGCCTCACTCCCCTGCCCGGTCATACCGAGGATTCAATCGGGGTGATGATCGAGGGCGACCGGATCTTATTCTCCGGTGATGCGGTGCTGCCTGTGCCTCACGTGGTCTGGGGAGACCCTGAGGAGATGATTCGTTCCCTCAAGGCGGTTCGAACGCTGAAACCAGAGAGCGTCATCCAGGGGCACGGAGATCTCTTGCTCAAGGGCGAACTCGTCGACGAGATCGAGTCCAGCATTCACTACCTGGAGTGCGTCACGACCAGGGTGCGGGAGCTGGTTCAGAAACGTGCACCCACCTCCGCGCTGCTCGAGATCGACATCGAATCGTGCGGCAAGTCGCGAGTGCCGTTGGATGGCCTGGTGCAGTTCCTGCACCGGGACAATCTACTCGCACTCTACCACAAGTACCAGGCTGCCGAACGTCCCAGGAAGCCAGCCAGTTAG
- the ypeA_1 gene encoding Acetyltransferase YpeA — MIIRDFRASDCEALVEILKMNLQYGDPASEGPEAMMRVHQCQAAVFLVAEDGGQVVGMSRGVYDGSKALIHIVSVHPDHQRRGIGTALVRESARRFKEKGATSLCVTVPGDDLQFWKKLSFRLTTRIMAAHPIEKVIG; from the coding sequence ATGATCATCCGTGACTTTCGAGCGAGCGATTGCGAGGCCCTGGTGGAGATTCTCAAGATGAACCTCCAGTACGGCGATCCCGCCTCTGAAGGGCCGGAGGCCATGATGCGGGTGCATCAGTGCCAGGCAGCGGTCTTTCTTGTGGCCGAGGATGGTGGTCAGGTTGTTGGTATGAGCAGGGGGGTCTACGATGGTTCCAAGGCACTGATCCATATCGTTTCAGTGCATCCGGACCACCAGCGTCGCGGAATTGGCACCGCTCTCGTGCGCGAGTCGGCCAGGCGCTTTAAGGAGAAGGGGGCAACGAGCCTCTGCGTGACTGTGCCAGGCGATGACCTCCAGTTCTGGAAAAAGCTGTCGTTCCGCCTGACAACGCGCATCATGGCCGCTCATCCGATCGAGAAGGTGATCGGCTAG
- a CDS encoding Glycogen synthase, translating into MRVLMLSWEYPPHVVGGLGRHVADIVPALVQEGVTVHLVTPRWAGGDPFERDGQLTVYRVDPAPESGLDFFATTVRVNARLEATAEDICRRENIQLIHNHDWLTSFAAIALKHRHKLPLLATIHATERGRARGPLGTEVQRSIDHAEWNLTYEAWRVINCSRYMAGEVMDFFATPADKIDVIPNGVTAGQFARRDTKDLSTFRAGYAAPTEDIVLYVGRVVAEKGLQVLVEAVPLVLAEHPNAKFVVAGTGWLLPTLQKRASELGVASKIYFTGFIPDEDRDGLYRVASCAVFPSLYEPFGIVALEAMAAKVPVVVSLAGGLQEVVRHSETGITVHPDNPVSLAWGINHTLARPDWARQRAENAYQVVLSEFNWQKIARETLAVYSRVVTERSRTSW; encoded by the coding sequence ATGAGAGTACTCATGCTCTCCTGGGAATATCCACCGCATGTCGTGGGCGGGCTCGGCCGGCACGTGGCCGACATCGTGCCTGCGCTCGTTCAAGAAGGCGTTACAGTCCATCTGGTGACCCCTCGTTGGGCAGGCGGCGACCCATTCGAACGTGACGGACAGCTCACCGTGTACCGCGTCGACCCGGCGCCAGAATCCGGGCTCGATTTCTTCGCCACCACGGTGAGGGTCAACGCCCGACTGGAAGCCACGGCGGAGGACATCTGCCGTCGCGAGAACATCCAGTTGATTCACAATCACGACTGGCTGACTTCTTTCGCTGCCATCGCGCTGAAGCACAGGCACAAGCTGCCGCTCCTAGCTACCATACACGCCACGGAGCGTGGCCGGGCCAGGGGCCCACTCGGCACGGAGGTGCAGCGGTCGATTGACCACGCCGAGTGGAACCTCACCTATGAGGCGTGGAGGGTCATCAACTGCAGCAGGTACATGGCCGGCGAGGTGATGGACTTTTTCGCCACACCAGCCGACAAGATCGATGTGATCCCCAACGGGGTCACAGCCGGGCAGTTCGCGCGCCGTGACACCAAGGACCTGTCGACCTTCCGCGCCGGATACGCGGCGCCCACCGAGGACATTGTGCTCTACGTCGGCCGGGTTGTGGCGGAAAAAGGCTTGCAGGTACTGGTTGAGGCAGTGCCCCTGGTGCTGGCGGAGCATCCCAACGCCAAGTTCGTGGTGGCGGGAACAGGATGGCTGCTGCCCACGTTGCAGAAGCGGGCCAGCGAACTCGGGGTGGCCAGCAAGATCTACTTCACTGGCTTTATCCCCGATGAGGATCGCGATGGGCTCTACCGTGTGGCCTCCTGCGCCGTGTTCCCGAGCCTGTATGAGCCTTTCGGCATCGTCGCGCTGGAAGCAATGGCGGCCAAGGTGCCGGTAGTCGTATCTCTGGCGGGGGGCCTGCAGGAAGTCGTGCGTCATTCAGAGACGGGGATCACCGTCCACCCGGACAACCCGGTGTCGCTGGCCTGGGGGATCAACCACACCCTGGCGCGACCTGACTGGGCCAGGCAGAGGGCAGAAAACGCCTATCAGGTTGTCCTGAGCGAGTTCAACTGGCAGAAGATCGCGCGAGAGACTCTGGCCGTCTACTCGCGCGTCGTCACCGAGCGGTCCCGCACCTCCTGGTAG
- the ycdX gene encoding phosphatase YcdX: MKLDLHVHTCYSYDCLLSLPDLIKAASQRGLDGVAVLDHDEIDGAKRLRELAPFEVLVGEEIGTSDGGIAGLFLKERIPPHLTAEETVERIHHQGGLVLVPHPLSRGVPGRIERRKLQEILSQVDIIEGYNARAQLAADDEEARRLAARFGIATSAGSDAHWACEVGRAWTEVEPARSPAAFLANLRQGRLHYAAKTPYLVAALTIAVIAPRTLWRSLRKPAQSLN, encoded by the coding sequence TTGAAGCTGGACCTGCACGTTCATACCTGCTACTCCTACGACTGTCTGCTTTCTCTGCCGGACCTGATCAAGGCCGCGTCTCAAAGAGGGTTGGACGGAGTTGCGGTGCTGGACCACGACGAGATCGATGGGGCCAAGCGGCTCCGCGAGCTGGCCCCTTTCGAGGTGCTCGTCGGCGAGGAGATTGGCACGAGTGATGGCGGCATTGCCGGGTTGTTCCTCAAGGAGCGAATCCCGCCGCACCTGACGGCCGAAGAAACGGTGGAGCGAATCCACCACCAGGGCGGGCTCGTCCTGGTACCTCACCCCCTGTCGCGAGGCGTGCCGGGAAGGATCGAACGGCGCAAGCTGCAGGAGATCCTCAGCCAGGTCGACATTATCGAGGGGTACAACGCCCGGGCACAACTGGCGGCAGATGACGAGGAGGCCAGGCGATTGGCCGCACGGTTCGGGATAGCGACCAGCGCTGGTTCCGATGCCCACTGGGCCTGCGAGGTTGGTCGGGCCTGGACGGAGGTAGAGCCAGCGCGCAGCCCCGCCGCTTTCCTGGCCAATCTTCGACAGGGACGGCTCCACTATGCGGCCAAGACGCCGTACCTTGTGGCCGCCCTCACGATCGCAGTGATCGCTCCGCGCACGTTATGGCGCTCGCTGCGCAAGCCGGCGCAAAGCCTCAACTAG